The genomic interval GCATCTGCCATTGGTTCTTCGTCTTCTAAACCGAGATCTTTGTCCTCCAGTTCTGACTCAACACTCCAGTCTGGTTTGTCAACATTCGTTTCAGGGGGAACCATCAGCAACCGTTCGGCATCGCTTTGCGGTACGAAGCCTTTGGGCACCAACTGGGAGTGATATCCGGCGCTTTCGCAGAATTCTTCAATCTCCTGCTGATCCAATGCTTCTATCGTAGAGGTTGGAAAATCCTGCGCCTCCAGTAGAAGCGCATAGCGGGTTGCATCATCCTCGTCTTCAAACATCAGAACCAGATTGCGATCGCCAACCCGGATGGTGTGGATACCTTCGTTTTCCGTTCGAGCGTTGAATAGTAGAACAAACACCTGCATGATATGAGATTTTGTTTGAGGGAGTAGGAGGGGGGTAGGGGCTAGGAGAGTTATGAGTTTTAAGTTATGAGTTTTAAGTTGAAGGAAAAGGGAGAGGAGACAAAGGGTTGAAGAAATCAAGGAATGGATAAACCTTTCATGGATTTGTCAAAATTCCTGTGTCAGATCTGAAAGGCAGTCAAGGCTTCGACGTGAGCGCTCAGCCAAACGGAATCAAGGGAGAGTCAGACATGGATTTCTGAACAAACCCGTTTTCATCCTTTATCCTTTCCTGACACCTGACACCTGACACCTGACACCTAACACCTAACACCTTCTTAATCTTAATGAAGTTCGCGTCCACTAATGTGGAAATCACTCAAGCAAATTCACCCATCCCGCTTAAAAATAGACTAGTCTGGCTGTAAATTTTCTTGGAGGGAAGGGCTTTGCTGCGTTGTTTTTCTGTGTTGATGCTGGCTACGATCGCACTCCCTGGTTATGCGGTTGCTCAGACTCCCGCCCCCAAAGCTCCCCCCCAGGCTGCGACTGCGCTACCAGCCAATACCCCTGGTGTGTTGCTGCTCAACACAGATGCGGCAGCGTGGCAAACGCTGAGTCGCTTTAACCCCTTCCCGACAAAATCTTTGTTACCCTTCACGTTGCCGCTGGCGGCGGCTGGTCAGGATATTCAGTCCTGGTTGGGAGATCAAGTGGCGATCGCACTTTTGCCCACCACTTCCAGCGATGACTCCTTTGGTAGCAACATCGTCATGCTGGCACCCATTAAAAATACCAGCAATTTCAATACCTTTTTGACCAAGCTCAAAGCGATTCAGGGACAACCTCAAATTGAGCGCGATTATAAAGGTGTCACTATTTTGCAATGGTCATTGCCGAGTTTTGCCCCAGAGGCTCCCCAGCCTGAGAGTCCGGAAGACCCGGATACTGAATCGGAGCAAACCTTCTTGCCCCAGTTCAGGCAGGCGTTCCCTGGTTCAGCGCAGAGGCAATTCGTCCCCCTGCCAGCTACAGGTTTTACCCTCCAAACTAAAGCCATCAAACCCGGCGGCAGCCTACTTAAACCTGGAGTGGAGAATCTTCCACCATTTCCTGCCATCCCCCAACCTGGGGGAAAGGGGAGAACACGGGTTTTGGCGATCGCGCTGTTACCAGACAATGTGGCGATCGCCAGTCAGTCTGTGACGTTGGAACGTCTAATCGATGCCCGCCTGGAGGGAGGCACTTCCCTGGCACAAAATCCATTGTTTCTGCGGACAGTGAACCATCCCCAGTTTGGGCGATCGCTCCTGGTTGGCTACGGTGAAATTGCCAGCTTTACTCGACTTCTCGCCAACTTCTATAAGAGCATTCCTGGACTGTCCCCGGTGTCACCGATCCTGAGTGAGAGCCAAATTAATAAGTTCACTCAGGTTTACAACACGATCGATACCCATCTCTGGGTGCAACCCGAAGGAATTCACGGGCAAACCAATCTCTACTACACAAAACCCCAACCCCAGTGGGTAACCTCTGCTGAACCCAATGCAAACCAGATTTTGAGCCGTCTACCTGCTGCTACCTATGTTTCGGCAAATAGTCGTAACTTCAAACAACAGTGGCAAAACATGGTTGAGGCAGGGCAGTATGACCCGGTTAGCCAGGATTTTGTCGTGAGTATGCGAAAAACCGTTCCGTCCCTGATTGGACTCGACCTGGAAAAGGATTTGCTGCCCTGGATGGATGGGGAGTACACCTTTTTCCTATTTCCGACCCAAGGGGGGTTATTTAATTACATTTCTCCCGACTTCAATCTGGGTTTGGGGTTGATGGTGCAAACCAGCGATCGCCCCGCTGCTGAAGCCGCCCTCAAGAAACTCGATCAATTTGTTCAGTCCCAATCGCGAGGAGAGGTGTCCATTGTGCCACGCTTGATCAAAGGACAACCCGTGGTGAGTTGGGAGGGCAGACAAAAAGACAAAATTCTGAGTATTTTTTCCCACGGTTGGGTCGGTCGCGACACACTTGTGGTCACGACGGGGACGGGACCAATGGCAGCACTAAACCCAAAACCTTATCTGCCGTTGCACCTCAATTACACGTTTAAAACAGCAACTGAAAGTTTGCCAGCTCCCAATGATGGCTACTTTTACATCAACATGGGGTCTTCGCTGGCACTCCTCTATGGGTTGATCCTGCCTTCGGTACCCCAAACCTATGCACCCTTTGTGCAACAGGTGCAACAAGTTTTAGGTACACTGCGCAGTGTTAGCACAACTACCTCCGCCACCGCTGACGCACAACGCGTTGATTCGCTCTGGGTGTTAAAGACGGTCAAGTAATCGAGGAAATGAGTTTGTCATTGGTCATCTGTCATGAAAATTGCCATTGTCACATTTGAGGGCTTCAACGAAATCGATTCGTTTGTAGCGCTCAATCTTTTGAACCGTGTCAAACAGGCAGGATGGCAAGCGGTTATTGTTGCCCCCAGCGATCGCGTTACTTCCATGAATGGAGTCACGATCCACGACCCAGCAGCCACTCTCGGTTGTGAATCAAGCGGATGCTGTGTTGTTTGGGAGTGGCAAACTTACCCGAACCGTCGTTCAAGACCAGCAATTAATGTCCAGGTTTCACCTTCAGCCATCGCATCAACTCATTGGTTCACAATGTTCCGGGGCATTGATCCTGAAGCACCTGGGCTTAGTCGAAAATACCTCCATTTGTACCGATCTGGTCACACGATCGTGGCTGCTTGAGTTGGGTGCCGATGTCCTGAATCAGCCCTTTGTCGCGACAGGGAATGTTGCCACTGCGGGTGGTTGCTTCTCTGCTTTATATCTAGCTGGATGGGTAATTTATCGAAGTTTGGGGCGAGAGGCTGTCCTGGAAGCTCTCAGTTACGTCGCACCTGTTGGTGATCAACAAAGTTTCATTGCGTCTGTTATTGCTGGCGTTGAACAGGGAATCTTTCGATTCCCTGCCACCTGAAACCGCCCACCCAGCATCTACTCTAGTTCCAGCGACTAAAGGGATGCTTTGCCAGATTGGCGTTGAAGTAGCGGGAGTCATGGGAAACTTCCTCACCAATCCAGTCGGGGAGGGCTATCGCCTGATTGGGGTCAGTTAACTCAACCTCTGCCACAATTAAACCCTGATTTTCACCCTCGAATTCGTCAATTTCCCAAATGAACCCTTCCCACTCCACCCTGTACCGCATTTTCTCAATTAAAGGGGGGGCACACAGGGATTGCAGCATCTCCAGGGCGTCTGCCAGCGGAATCGAATATTCATATTCAAGTCGAGCAATTCCCGTGGTTGGCCCCTTAATGGTCAAATATGCCTGATTCCCAACAACCCGCACCCGCACCGTTTTTTCGCCCGCAGCAATGTAGCCCTGGCAATAGCGCGAACCAGCCCCCAGAGATCGCCAGCGATCGCCCTTAACCAAAAATTTGCGCTCAATCTCGACAGACACCTACTCCCTACCCCCTATCACCTGCCACCTATCACCTACCACCTAACTTGGCTGCTGTTTCAGGTACAAAAAAGCTTCCACCTCAGCGGCGGTGGGTTGGGCGGCAATTGCCCCCGGTTTGGTGGCGGTTAAAGCACCCATTGCGCTGGCATATTGCACAATTTCGGAAGCAATGGTGGGGTCGCTAAGGCTACGGATACCATGCTGGCAGAGTTGGTGCAGCAGCCCAGCGACGAAACTATCCCCCGCCCCTGTCGTGTCTTCCACTTCCACAGCAAATGCGGGCAGTTTACCCTCATTCTCCCCCAGGTAATACGCACAACCCTTCTCACCCGCGGTCACAATCACCCCCTCAAGATTACCCACACGATGGGCAATTACCCCTGGTTCCGTAGTGCCATACAGCCATTCGGCTTCTTCTTCGGAGAGTTTCAGAAAATCAGCATAGCTGACCAAATCGTGAATCATGGCTGGAGCGATCGCAGGATCTTTCCAAAAAACGGGTCGCCAGTTCACATCGATCAGGATTTTGACGTAATTTTGATCGGCTAAATCTAGTGCTTGCAGAATTGCCGATCGAGCTTCCGGGTATGCCAGTTCCAGGGTGCCTAACACCAGAAATTCAGCCTTTTCAAAGGACGCTACTGGTAAATTGGCTGCCTGCAAATGGGTATCTGCAAAGGTGGCTGTATCGTTCTCACCAAACCCCGCAAAGTGGCGCTCACCCGTCTCCGATCGCACCACGTAAACAGCCCGGGTTGGAGCCGTTGGATGCCGCTGAATACCCGTTTCATCCACCCCAATTTCCTCTAGAAGCTTCACCAGAGACGCTCCCAAATCGTCCTGCCCAACACAGCCAATAAACCCTGCCAGGGTTCCCAACTTCGTCAACCCACACGCCACGTTGGCAGGCGCTCCTCCTGGATAAGGCGTCCAGGATTTTACCTGTTCCAGAGGCAATCCTGGTTGATCAGAAAGGAAATCATACAAAATTTCACCAAGGCAGAGAACGCGGGGTTGAGTCACAGCAGCATTCCTTATGGGTCTTAAATTCCTTGCTTCATGACTGTAAACTTTCCTCTAGCCTGAAGTCGAGATTTTGTGTCTTTATCAACATTATCTAATGCCATGCTCAATATTCCTTCATAATATTTAATCTCCCATCCCCAATTTCCCCAACCACCTGCCAACCTACCACCTGTAGCATGGCCGACCAGGGTTAGAACCATTGAACGTTGAACTGGCTCCATATGGGTCATTCACCTTCTGTGCTCTACCTTCTGTCTCCTGCCTTTCGCTGTCTCACTTATCAGTTCCAATAAAAAAGAGGTCAAAAAAGACCTCTTTCGGTTGCATCGGTGAGTTGAAACTTGAGCCAGAACGTCTGAATCGTGAACTAAAGTAATCCGGTATTGGTTCCGGGCTTGCCAGTTGCCAGTTCAACCTTGACAATTTTGCCGCCCATTTTCATAATGCGTTGCTGTTCCCGGAACCAGTTATCGTAGGGAACTAGTTTGGTAAAGTAGGTGTTCTGAAGTTCCCGCTGGGTGCGAATACGGGTTTGGCTGGGAACACAGGCAGTCACCTTAAACATGCGCGCCATAAGAATTATCTCTCCTGGGTTGGTTAAGAAATTTTGGATCTGAAGAAAAAGTCGGTAATGGTTTAAATTGATTCAGTGCGTCTAATTCAGTGCGTCTAATTCAGCAAGCCTGAAATACGCTGCAACCGAGTTAAAAGCAAGGACTGAAAGTCGAGAATCAATATTAGACCGTTAAAGCAAGCCTACCAGATGAAGGAGCCTTTGGCGAGCTAACACTCATTCCAGACTTCCAGACCTCACAAAAATTAGGTTGTAGGTTGCAGGTTGTAGGTTGTAGGTTCTCCCCTAACACCTAACACCTGTCACCTGACCCCTAATTAGCTTAAGCCAGAGGAGATGTAGTCGAGGTAAACACCGAGTTCCTTACCCGCATCGGAACCAACCAAACCTGCTGCAACTTCTTTGATTGCTTGAATGGCATTCACGGTAGCACCAACAGGTACACCCAGAGAATTGTAGGTTTCCTTCAAACCGTTGAGTACACGCTCATCGAGGATGGAAGGATCGCCAGCTAGCATGGCATAGGTTGCATAGCGCAGGTAGTAGTCGAGGTCGCGGATGCAAGCAGCATAGCGACGGGTGGTGTACATGTTGCCACCGGGACGGGTGATGTCAGAGTACAGCAGCGACTTGGCAACAGCTTCTTTGATGATTGCTGATGCATTTGCACTGATGGTGCCTGCTGCCCGAACGCGCAGTTCACCGGTACCGAAGTAAGCTTTCAGCTTATCTAGAGCGGTGCTGTCCAGATATTTGCCCTGAACGTCGGCAGAGTTAATAACAGAAGTGATTGCGTCTTGTGCCATGATTTTGAATCCTTAGTGTTGCGTACTTAGAGTTGCGTAATCTTCAAATACTTAGCGATGTGCAGAAACAATCATTACTGCAAAGCACCAATGATGTAGTCGAAATAAGCACCTGCTTCAGCCGCATCTTCACCAGAAAGGAGAGAGCTAGCAACGCTCTTGAGACCACGAACACCTTCGCCAACCGCAGCGATCGGGGTACCCAGGGAGGAGTACATTTCACGCACGCCCACGATACCGATTTCTTCGATCGGGGTGATGTCGCCGGAAACGATTCCGTAGGTAACCAGACGCAGGTAGTAGTCCAGGTCACGCAGGCAGGTAGCGGTCATTTCTTCGCCATAAGCGTTTCCACCGGGAGAAACAACATCAGGGCGCTTTTGGAACAGTTGATCGCCAGCTTGCTTCACGATCCGCTCACGAGAGTCGGTCAGGGTTTGAGCGATCCGCAGGCGCTTTTCACCACTGGTAACAAAGCTCTTGATCCGATCGAGTTCACCGGGGCTGAGGTAGCGAGCTTCAGCATCTGCATTCACGATTGATTTCGTGACAATACTCATTGATGGATTCCTCCAGAAGAATGTAACCGATTATGTTACTGATTGTTTTTAAGGAAATGGGAATTCCCCATTTAGGCTTCTAAGCCTACCTTTAGACTTAGTTGCCTTCCGGAAATCATTTTGCGGCATTGGGTTCACCCTCCTGATTGGCTCGCAATAGTTTGTAACATTTCTCCTCAGGTTTATGAATCTAAACCCATCTTTAAAGAAGTGTGCTTCCCCTAAGGAGATCCATTTTCCCGTCTTCTGTAGGGACAGGGGCAATTTAAGTTACGGTATAAGGAAGCAGCCTCTTTGAAACTCCCTCCTAAGAAATCGCATGAATTTTCTCACCCAGTTGCTTAGCCAACCTGCGCTTCCTTCACTGAAAAAAAGCCGCCGCGGAGGTGAAATTAAATCTCCAGCTGAAATCGAAATCATGCGGCAGGCAGCCAAAATTGTGGCAACTGTGCTGAAGGAAATTTCTGAACTGGTTAAGCCTGGCATGACAACGGCTGATCTGGATGCCTATGCCGAAAAGCGGATTCGTGAAATGGGCGCAACCCCTAGTTTCAAGGGTTATCACGGGTTCCCCGCCT from Kovacikia minuta CCNUW1 carries:
- a CDS encoding DUF3110 domain-containing protein; this translates as MQVFVLLFNARTENEGIHTIRVGDRNLVLMFEDEDDATRYALLLEAQDFPTSTIEALDQQEIEEFCESAGYHSQLVPKGFVPQSDAERLLMVPPETNVDKPDWSVESELEDKDLGLEDEEPMADADLERIRRQLEGLL
- a CDS encoding phycobilisome linker polypeptide, whose amino-acid sequence is MFKVTACVPSQTRIRTQRELQNTYFTKLVPYDNWFREQQRIMKMGGKIVKVELATGKPGTNTGLL
- a CDS encoding type 1 glutamine amidotransferase family protein: MESRSTTQQPLSVVNQADAVLFGSGKLTRTVVQDQQLMSRFHLQPSHQLIGSQCSGALILKHLGLVENTSICTDLVTRSWLLELGADVLNQPFVATGNVATAGGCFSALYLAGWVIYRSLGREAVLEALSYVAPVGDQQSFIASVIAGVEQGIFRFPAT
- a CDS encoding DUF3352 domain-containing protein; the protein is MLRCFSVLMLATIALPGYAVAQTPAPKAPPQAATALPANTPGVLLLNTDAAAWQTLSRFNPFPTKSLLPFTLPLAAAGQDIQSWLGDQVAIALLPTTSSDDSFGSNIVMLAPIKNTSNFNTFLTKLKAIQGQPQIERDYKGVTILQWSLPSFAPEAPQPESPEDPDTESEQTFLPQFRQAFPGSAQRQFVPLPATGFTLQTKAIKPGGSLLKPGVENLPPFPAIPQPGGKGRTRVLAIALLPDNVAIASQSVTLERLIDARLEGGTSLAQNPLFLRTVNHPQFGRSLLVGYGEIASFTRLLANFYKSIPGLSPVSPILSESQINKFTQVYNTIDTHLWVQPEGIHGQTNLYYTKPQPQWVTSAEPNANQILSRLPAATYVSANSRNFKQQWQNMVEAGQYDPVSQDFVVSMRKTVPSLIGLDLEKDLLPWMDGEYTFFLFPTQGGLFNYISPDFNLGLGLMVQTSDRPAAEAALKKLDQFVQSQSRGEVSIVPRLIKGQPVVSWEGRQKDKILSIFSHGWVGRDTLVVTTGTGPMAALNPKPYLPLHLNYTFKTATESLPAPNDGYFYINMGSSLALLYGLILPSVPQTYAPFVQQVQQVLGTLRSVSTTTSATADAQRVDSLWVLKTVK
- a CDS encoding carbohydrate kinase family protein, which codes for MTQPRVLCLGEILYDFLSDQPGLPLEQVKSWTPYPGGAPANVACGLTKLGTLAGFIGCVGQDDLGASLVKLLEEIGVDETGIQRHPTAPTRAVYVVRSETGERHFAGFGENDTATFADTHLQAANLPVASFEKAEFLVLGTLELAYPEARSAILQALDLADQNYVKILIDVNWRPVFWKDPAIAPAMIHDLVSYADFLKLSEEEAEWLYGTTEPGVIAHRVGNLEGVIVTAGEKGCAYYLGENEGKLPAFAVEVEDTTGAGDSFVAGLLHQLCQHGIRSLSDPTIASEIVQYASAMGALTATKPGAIAAQPTAAEVEAFLYLKQQPS
- a CDS encoding CYTH domain-containing protein is translated as MSVEIERKFLVKGDRWRSLGAGSRYCQGYIAAGEKTVRVRVVGNQAYLTIKGPTTGIARLEYEYSIPLADALEMLQSLCAPPLIEKMRYRVEWEGFIWEIDEFEGENQGLIVAEVELTDPNQAIALPDWIGEEVSHDSRYFNANLAKHPFSRWN
- the apcB gene encoding allophycocyanin subunit beta, translated to MAQDAITSVINSADVQGKYLDSTALDKLKAYFGTGELRVRAAGTISANASAIIKEAVAKSLLYSDITRPGGNMYTTRRYAACIRDLDYYLRYATYAMLAGDPSILDERVLNGLKETYNSLGVPVGATVNAIQAIKEVAAGLVGSDAGKELGVYLDYISSGLS
- the apcA gene encoding globin family protein; translation: MSIVTKSIVNADAEARYLSPGELDRIKSFVTSGEKRLRIAQTLTDSRERIVKQAGDQLFQKRPDVVSPGGNAYGEEMTATCLRDLDYYLRLVTYGIVSGDITPIEEIGIVGVREMYSSLGTPIAAVGEGVRGLKSVASSLLSGEDAAEAGAYFDYIIGALQ